A window from Megalobrama amblycephala isolate DHTTF-2021 linkage group LG21, ASM1881202v1, whole genome shotgun sequence encodes these proteins:
- the pir gene encoding pirin, with the protein MMIRRVSKVILSVEQAEGVGARVRRSIGRRELENLDPFLMLDEFCIAKPAGFPDHPHRGFETVTYLLSGVTAHEDFCGHSGKLEPGDLQWMTAGRGVIHAEMPVSDGRIHGLQLWVNLKSADKMVEPQYQELKSKEIPKPSKDGVTVNVISGEALGVKSKVYTRTPTMYLDFMLKEGAKHVQPVPKGWTAFIYTLAGSLCTGPDDDLRKIEPHHTVVLEDGECVRVENKAAEESHFVLIAGEPINEPVVKHGPFVMNTQEEIDQTISDFRSATNGFERAKVWRSKIGQKF; encoded by the exons ATGATGATCAGAAGAGTTTCTAAGGTCATTTTGAGTGTCGAACAGGCTGAAGGCGTCGGGGCTCGAGTTCGCAGGAGTATTGGACGGAGAGAG TTGGAGAATCTCGACCCTTTCTTGATGCTGGATGAATTCTGTATCGCCAAACCAGCGGGTTTTCCTGATCATCCTCATCGTGGATTTGAGACG GTAACGTACTTGTTGAGTGGAGTAACAGCCCATGAAGACTTTTGTGGTCACAGTGGGAAGTTGGAACCTGGGGACCTTCAG TGGATGACGGCAGGTCGTGGGGTGATTCATGCTGAGATGCCTGTGTCAGACGGACGCATTCATGGCCTACAGCTTTGGGTGAACCTGAAAAGCGCAGATAAGATGGTGGAGCCTCAGTACCAGGAGCTGAAGAGCAAAGAGATTCCCAAACCCAGCAAAGATGGAGTCACTGTCAATGTCATCTCAGGGGAAGCTCTTGGAGTGAAG TCGAAGGTTTACACAAGAACTCCCACCATGTACCTCGACTTTATGCTGAAGGAAGGTGCAAAGCATGTGCAGCCTGTTCCTAAAG GTTGGACAGCTTTTATCTACACCCTCGCAGGTTCTTTATGCACCG GTCCGGACGATGATCTGCGGAAGATTGAGCCACACCACACGGTGGTTTTGGAAGATGGTGAATGCGTCAGAGTAGAAAACAag GCAGCTGAGGAGTCTCACTTTGTGTTAATTGCTGGTGAACCCATTAATGAGCCTGTGGTTAAGCATG gGCCCTTTGTCATGAACACACAAGAAGAGATTGATCAGACCATCTCAGACTTCAGATCAGCCACTAATGGATTTGAGAGGGCAAAAGTTTGGCGATCAAAGATTGGTCAAAAGTTCTAA
- the zgc:113276 gene encoding uncharacterized protein zgc:113276 isoform X2, producing MLVHTDPFNKKALQDFVVEQNREEELHSLPEQIYIQDENAFFNDNRLGKKDKKLLSATNGLQKNLYFSLPGSQLSIDFFQEQVRKYDLDSVLIRATVDRIVPVLTEDESRVKFFKATLHTGENVEAKTVIMATGPSRAQMANIPCWVRAIQENYPEESLQHSVQLMHYFCTHEEMGEPSSGSPPVCQMGQRVMVVGGGLTSAHIISIALKQRACHVTWVLRKHLQLKQFDVGDIESLIGRYSHVEHGIKMDGLAYLRQFYNERSLHKRLAMIKQARKGGAVTPEAYVQLQPFIQSGQLQIRAHCQVTEAKWCYQSQRWRVSLCSGEQWIGEKIWLATGCKLDVTQDPLLSDVMSKFPIQVLEGWPCITESLQWTAGCPLYLMGQYAALQVGPHAVNLAGGQAASIRIFKDIMDQHSGLDESTSARMKKTCTEEYISHMHGLMWL from the exons AAGGCCTTGCAGGACTTTGTGGTGGAGCAAAATCGGGAGGAGGAGCTGCACAGTCTACCTGAGCAAATTTATATTCAGGACGagaatgcattttttaatgACAATCGCTTGGGAAAGAAGGACAAAAAGCTTCTTAGCGCAACAAACGGCCTGCAGAAAAATCTGTATTTCAGTCTTCCAGGATCACAGCTCAGTATAGACTTCTTCCAGGAGCAG GTACGCAAATATGACCTGGACAGTGTCTTAATCAGAGCCACAGTGGACAGAATCGTCCCAGTCTTAACTGAGGATGAGAGCAGGGTGAAGTTTTTCAAGGCGACGCTACACACTGGGGAAAATGTAGAGGCAAAAACGGTTATTATGGCAACAGGGCCTTCGCGGGCGCAGATGGCAAACATCCCGTGTTGGGTGCGGGCTATTCAGGAGAATTACCCAGAAGAAAGTCTGCAACACTCAGTGCAGCTCATGCATTACTTCTGTACACATGAAGAGATGGGTGAACCCTCCTCAG GTTCTCCTCCTGTGTGTCAGATGGGCCAGAGAGTGATGGTGGTAGGTGGAGGTCTGACCAGCGCCCACATTATCTCAATTGCGCTGAAACAGcgtgcatgtcatgtgacctgGGTCTTACGTAAACACTTACAA CTTAAGCAGTTTGATGTTGGGGATATAGAGAGTCTGATTGGGCGCTATTCCCACGTTGAGCATGGGATCAAGATGGATGGCCTGGCCTACCTAAGGCAGTTCTATAACGAAAGAAGTCTTCATAAGAGGCTAGCCATGATAAAACAAGCCAGGAAAGGAGGAGCAGTGACCCCTGAGGCCTACGTACAACTTCAGCCTTTCATTCAGAGCGGCCAGCTCCAGATCAGAGCTCACTGCCAG GTGACTGAAGCTAAATGGTGTTATCAATCCCAGCGTTGGAGGGTCTCCCTGTGCAGCGGCGAACAGTGGATTGGGGAAAAGATTTGGCTGGCAACAGGCTGCAAACTGGATGTTACCCAGGACCCTTTACTCTCTGACGTCATGTCAAAATTCCCCATTCAA GTCCTGGAGGGCTGGCCATGTATAACAGAATCACTGCAATGGACAGCAGGATGTCCCCTCTACCTGATGGGACAATATGCAGCACTACAG GTTGGGCCTCATGCTGTAAACCTTGCAGGGGGTCAAGCTGCGAGTATACGCATTTTCAAAGACATCATGGATCAACACAGTGGACTGGATGAGAGTACATCAGCAAGGATGAAGAAGACCTGCACTGAAGAGTACATATCACACATGCACGGCCTCATGTGGTTGTGA